ATTGCCAGGGTATCATCCGTCTGTTCCACGAATGGAACCGCGAAACCGGCGCGCTGACCAAGCCGGTGCGCGACGACATCCTGGACGTGGCGACAACCATGGTCGGACTGGAAGAGAAGTTCGTCGATCTCGCCTTCGAGCTGGGCGCGATCGAGGGCATGCGCGCCGAGGACATCAAATCCTACGTCCGCTACGTCGCCGACTGGCGGCTGACCCAGTTGAAACTGCCCATCCTTTATGGTCATTTCCGCGAAACCGAGGCGGGTTACGAACAACTCAGGCCCCACCCCTTGCCCTGGCTGGTGGAAATCCTCAACGGCGTCGAACACGCCAATTTCTTCGAACAGCGATCCACCGAATATTCCAAGGCGGCAACCCAAGGCGCCTGGGACGGTCCGGACGGCGTCTGGGCGGCGTTCGACCGCCTGCGCACCGCCCAATGACGGTCGCGAGAGGAAAATTCCCCCTGCGAAAGAACCTCGGAACGAAGCGGGCGTCGACTCGTTAGAGGGGCTGTCGGCCAAGCCGGCAAGGCCTTTAACAGTCTTTGCAAGATGAGAAGGACGCCTCCCATGGCTGAGAAGACCCTGGATAAGCTTTTCTATGACACCCTCAAGGATATTTATTATGCCGAGAGGAAGATCCTGAAGGCGTTGCCGAAGATGGCGCGGGGCGCCGATTCGGCGGAACTGCGGGCCGCCTTCGAAAAACACCATCAGGAAACCGAAGGGCAGATCGAACGCCTTCAAATGGCCTTCGAATTGTTCGGCAAGCGCGCCCAGGGCAAAACCTGCGACGCGATCGAAGGCATCCTGAGCGAGGGCGAGGAAATCCTTGACGCGTTCAAGGGCGAGCCGGCGGTCGATGCCGGTCTGATCGCCTCGGCCCAGGCGGTCGAGCATTACGAGATCGCCCGCTATGGCACGCTCAAGCGCTGGGCCGAGGTGCTCGGCATGCCCGAGATCGCCAAGCTTCTTGACCAGACGCTTCAAGAAGAGATCAAGACCGACGCCGATCTGACCAAGCTGGCCGATAAAGTCGCCAATTCGGCGGCCCTGAAGGCGGCCTGATCGCGCTGTGCCGCGTGATCGATGATCGATGAAAACACCGCCCCCGCGAAGCGCCGACAAGGCGCTTTCGGGGGCGGTGCCGTGACCGCCTTCCGCCTGCGGCCCGCTTAAAGCCGCCGGCGTGAAGTTTGGGGCGCTCAGGCGGCCCAGGGGATGAGGGCGGTGCGTTTGGCCAGCTCGGTCGCCACCCGGGCGATGAACGGCGCCTCATAGGCGCCGCGCTGGCGCAGCAGCCGATCCGTGGTGCCGCTGGCGAGCAGGCTTTGGGTGATCACCCAGGCGAAAGGCGTGATGCCGGCGCGCGCCAGATCGCGTTGTAAGCGTTCTGCCTCGTGAACCGGGGTGGCCTCGGCCAGGGTGACGATGATCGCCTTGGTGAACCCCGGGTCACGCAGGCGCGGCAGCAGGGCGCGCACCGCTTCGGGCATATCGGCCCGGGTGCGCAGAACCTCGCGGTGATAGGCTTCGGCGGCGTCGAGCAGCAAGATGGTATGGCCGGTCGGCGCCGTATCCAGAACCACGAAGTGGTCCTTGCCGCCATCGACCGTGCGGGCGAAGGCCTGGAAAACGGCGATTTCCTCGGTACAGGGCGAGCGCAGGTCCTCCTCGAGCATGGCGCGGCCGGCGGCATCAAGGTTTTTCCCCGCCTTTTCAAGCACCTCGGCGCGGTAGCCTGCGATTTCCACCTTGGGATCGATGCGGGCGATTGTCAGCCCCGGTACCGTGCCGTCAACGGCCTGGGCGACATGGGCGGCGGGGTCGGTGGTCGACAGCGTGACCCGGTGGCCCCGGCGGGCCAGGGCGATGGCCAGGGCGGCGGCGATGGTGGTCTTGCCCACGCCACCCTTGCCCATGGTCATCACCACCCCATGGCCGGCGGCGGCGATCTCGTCGATCAGGTCTTCCAGGCCGCCCGGCAGGGACGGGAAAGCGGCGGCGGGGGCGGGGCCGGCGGGCGTGGCCTCCGCCGCCGTGTCTGCGGCGATCTGGCGCAGGGCGGTGAGGCCGACGGTGCCCAGCGGCAGGAAGGGGGTCTGGCTGCGCGGCAGGGCGGCCAGGGCGGCGGGCATATCCGCCAGGGCCTCGAGCCCCCGCAAGGTCATGGCATCGGCGATGGCGTCTTCGCCCCGGGGCGCGGTGAACACCCCGTTCAGCGCCAGCCGTTGGTTGGTCACGCCCAGATCGGCCAATTCGCCCCGGGTGCGTTCGGCTTCGCGCAGGGCGGCGCCTTCGGCCCGGCTGACCAGAACCACCGTGGTCATTTTCGGATCGGCGAGATGGGCGACCGTCGCGCCATACAAGGCCTTTTGCGTCTCCAGCCCGGCCAGAGGGCCAAGGCAGGAGGCCCCGCCGGTCGCCGAGGCGATGAAATCCCCCCAGGCC
The DNA window shown above is from Rhodospirillum rubrum ATCC 11170 and carries:
- a CDS encoding ferritin-like domain-containing protein; the encoded protein is MAEKTLDKLFYDTLKDIYYAERKILKALPKMARGADSAELRAAFEKHHQETEGQIERLQMAFELFGKRAQGKTCDAIEGILSEGEEILDAFKGEPAVDAGLIASAQAVEHYEIARYGTLKRWAEVLGMPEIAKLLDQTLQEEIKTDADLTKLADKVANSAALKAA
- the arsA gene encoding arsenical pump-driving ATPase — its product is MALPETPTRFIFFTGKGGVGKTSLSCASGLALAEAGKTVLIVSTDPASNLDEVLGTPLGDQPTAIAGAPGLYGLNIDPEAAAFAYRERMVAPYRGLLPAAAIASMEEQFSGACTVEIAAFDAFAKLLGDDAATAAFDHVIFDTAPTGHTLRLLTLPSAWGDFIASATGGASCLGPLAGLETQKALYGATVAHLADPKMTTVVLVSRAEGAALREAERTRGELADLGVTNQRLALNGVFTAPRGEDAIADAMTLRGLEALADMPAALAALPRSQTPFLPLGTVGLTALRQIAADTAAEATPAGPAPAAAFPSLPGGLEDLIDEIAAAGHGVVMTMGKGGVGKTTIAAALAIALARRGHRVTLSTTDPAAHVAQAVDGTVPGLTIARIDPKVEIAGYRAEVLEKAGKNLDAAGRAMLEEDLRSPCTEEIAVFQAFARTVDGGKDHFVVLDTAPTGHTILLLDAAEAYHREVLRTRADMPEAVRALLPRLRDPGFTKAIIVTLAEATPVHEAERLQRDLARAGITPFAWVITQSLLASGTTDRLLRQRGAYEAPFIARVATELAKRTALIPWAA